The following is a genomic window from Amycolatopsis sp. BJA-103.
GTCCGCAGCGTCTTTCCTGAGAGGGTCACCGTGGCCGTCGCGAGCGCTCCTTTGCCCAGTTCCAGTCGGTTCCCGCTCCGTGTCGCGGTGCTGGCGGTCATCGCCGTCGCGGCAGGCCTGGTGCTGGCCGAACGCGTCTACCGCGTGTTCGAGGTACAACTCTCCGGGTTGATACTGAGGGTCATCACCACATCGGGTGTCTTTGTCGCGGGTGAGCGCGAGACGGTCTACTTTGGGTTGTCAGGCGATACTCCACTCGGGTTGCGAATGACGCCGGAATGCTCTTCGGCATTCATGTTGCTACCACTCTTACTGGTGACCGCCGCCATGTTGTAT
Proteins encoded in this region:
- the xrtP gene encoding exosortase P translates to MLAVIAVAAGLVLAERVYRVFEVQLSGLILRVITTSGVFVAGERETVYFGLSGDTPLGLRMTPECSSAFMLLPLLLVTAAMLYFRPRNAKRLFVSLAISAAVVILVNQMRVLAIVGLVNWLGVDEGYYWGHTLLGSMVSVIGGAVALVLFVWLGTRKPRAEREAV